From a region of the Candidatus Eremiobacteraceae bacterium genome:
- a CDS encoding ABC transporter permease, with protein MRKSFDARGFQAVLYKEVIHVVHDRITLILALLLPIVQLLLFGWAINTRVAHISTAYLDEDRGAVAAQVLDALRSSGEFDLVYMATSREDLRERIVAGRVRVAVDVPPNFTAGVRAGRQVQLQVLIDGSDSSIAQEALGAASIIGQAVSARVGGTVSVAPLIDVRPRMLFNPSLRSANFLVPGLIGVIMQLITIFLTSLSIVGERERGTLDQLLVTPIGSTGLMLGKIVPYAIIGFVDFLLVLAAMRYVFDVPILGNVWLLLLLSLGFLIASLGLGLLISSVARTQAQAMLMAFGTMMPSILLSGFFFERDAMPLFMQWVGYAIPLTYFLEILRGIVLRGETMSALWPSVTAMLGLGAFLIVVASVRFAKTTT; from the coding sequence ATGAGAAAGTCCTTCGACGCTCGCGGCTTCCAAGCGGTGCTCTACAAAGAGGTTATCCACGTCGTACACGACCGGATCACGTTGATACTCGCGCTGCTCTTGCCGATCGTACAGCTTCTGCTCTTCGGCTGGGCTATCAACACGCGCGTGGCTCATATCAGCACGGCGTACCTCGATGAAGACCGCGGTGCAGTGGCGGCGCAAGTCCTGGACGCTCTGCGATCTTCCGGCGAATTCGACCTCGTCTACATGGCGACGTCGCGAGAAGACTTGCGCGAGCGCATCGTCGCCGGACGCGTGCGGGTTGCCGTCGACGTGCCGCCGAATTTCACCGCCGGCGTCCGCGCCGGCCGGCAGGTCCAGCTTCAGGTGCTCATCGACGGATCGGACTCGTCGATCGCGCAGGAGGCGCTCGGCGCCGCCTCGATCATCGGTCAAGCGGTTTCAGCACGCGTGGGCGGCACCGTGAGCGTCGCACCGCTCATCGACGTCCGGCCGCGTATGCTTTTCAATCCAAGTCTGCGCAGCGCGAACTTCCTCGTGCCCGGACTGATCGGCGTGATCATGCAATTGATCACGATATTCTTGACGTCGCTTTCTATCGTGGGCGAACGGGAGCGCGGTACTCTCGATCAGCTCCTGGTGACGCCGATCGGGTCGACCGGCCTCATGCTCGGCAAGATCGTGCCGTACGCGATTATCGGCTTCGTCGATTTCCTCTTGGTGTTGGCCGCGATGCGCTACGTCTTCGACGTGCCGATCTTGGGAAATGTTTGGCTGCTGCTGTTGCTCTCGCTAGGATTTCTCATCGCGTCGCTCGGACTCGGCCTCTTGATCTCAAGCGTGGCCCGCACGCAAGCGCAAGCGATGTTGATGGCCTTTGGGACGATGATGCCGTCGATCCTGCTGTCGGGCTTCTTCTTCGAACGCGACGCCATGCCGCTGTTCATGCAGTGGGTCGGCTATGCTATTCCCTTGACATACTTCCTTGAGATTTTGCGCGGCATCGTGCTCAGAGGAGAGACGATGAGCGCGTTGTGGCCATCGGTCACCGCGATGCTCGGCTTAGGCGCTTTCCTGATCGTCGTCGCCAGCGTCCGGTTCGCGAAGACGACGACCTGA
- a CDS encoding tetratricopeptide repeat protein, with amino-acid sequence MPVVATPAPAAATTAPAAATPGPNMAAQPEFILAEAEFKAGNNTAAINDFGQAIQLDPGFLASYLDRGNAEVRLGQFDDAIVDFSRIVKADPNNAIAYSNRGAAYGQLGENNLALADLRRASAQSPKDAMTEYNLASAEGQSGDLKGALADMNKSVANGPSVYTYRGRAVIESALGNQKSAIKDISVAMKLNVANPALLADRAMFYQRSHLYPAALADYGAAIKLAPMVAQYRLLRAQTDLFAKDVTGAISDLRAARQTLSGAGDDVAVANIDRAIKVLTAKAHAASSPAPAPKATPQG; translated from the coding sequence GTGCCAGTTGTCGCGACGCCGGCTCCAGCTGCTGCGACCACGGCACCAGCCGCTGCGACGCCCGGTCCGAACATGGCAGCCCAGCCCGAATTCATATTGGCCGAAGCGGAGTTCAAAGCGGGTAACAACACGGCTGCGATCAACGACTTCGGTCAGGCGATCCAGCTGGACCCCGGTTTCTTAGCGTCGTACCTCGATCGCGGCAATGCCGAGGTCAGGCTCGGACAATTCGATGACGCGATCGTCGATTTCTCGCGCATCGTCAAGGCGGATCCTAACAACGCAATCGCATATTCCAATCGCGGCGCGGCCTACGGGCAGCTCGGCGAAAACAATCTTGCGCTTGCCGATCTCCGGCGGGCCAGCGCACAGAGTCCAAAAGACGCGATGACCGAGTACAACCTGGCTTCTGCCGAAGGACAATCCGGGGATCTCAAAGGCGCCCTGGCCGACATGAACAAAAGCGTCGCGAACGGGCCGTCGGTCTATACGTATCGCGGTCGTGCCGTTATCGAGAGTGCCCTCGGCAATCAAAAATCGGCCATCAAGGACATCTCCGTCGCAATGAAGTTAAACGTCGCGAATCCGGCCTTGCTCGCCGATCGCGCGATGTTCTATCAGCGCTCTCACCTTTATCCAGCCGCTTTGGCGGACTATGGCGCCGCCATCAAGCTAGCCCCGATGGTGGCTCAATACAGACTGCTGCGCGCGCAGACGGACCTTTTCGCGAAGGACGTGACTGGCGCGATTTCGGACTTGCGCGCCGCTCGTCAGACGCTTTCAGGCGCGGGCGATGATGTCGCCGTGGCGAACATCGATCGCGCGATAAAAGTCCTTACGGCAAAAGCGCACGCCGCATCATCGCCGGCTCCGGCGCCAAAGGCCACGCCGCAGGGTTGA